GCCGCGGTGGTCGATTACATCGATGAATACGTCCACATCGACCTCCTGATCGGGGTCCCCGGTTTTGCATGCGTCGATCCAATCCGCGCCTCCGCAACCTCCCGGAACGACGCGGTGTGCGCGGGTGTAGGCGGGGTCTGCCGCCCACCGCGTGCGCGGGTCGATCGGGGGCTGGCGGCCCCGTGCTACACCCGGCCCATGCCCGCGGTGCGCACCGAGCGCGATGGCCCCGTCACCACCGTCATCCTCGATCGACCGGCCGTACGCAACGCCGTCGATCGCGACACGGCCGCGGCGCTCGCGGACGCGTTCCGCGCGTTCGACGCCGACGACGGCGCGCGCGTCGCCGTGCTGTGGGGCGCCGGCGGAACGTTCTGCTCCGGCGCCGACCTCAAGGCGATCGCCGTCGGCCGCGGCAATCGCGTCGCCGACGACGGCGACGGGCCGATGGGGCCGACGCGCATGGCGATGTCCAAGCCGGTGATTGCAGCGGTGTCCGGGCACGCGGTCGCCGGCGGTCTGGAGCTGGCGCTGTGGTGCGATTTGCGCGTGGCCGAGCGCAGCGCCGTGTTCGGCGTGTTCTGCCGGCGATGGGGCGTGCCGTTGATCGACGGCGGCACGGTGCGCCTGCCCCGGTTGATCGGCCTGTCGCGGGCGCTCGACCTCATTCTGACCGGCCGCCCGGTGTCGGCGGACGAAGCGCTGGCCATCGGCCTCGTTCACCGCGTCGTCGACGACGGTCAGTGCCGGCAGGCGGCCGAGGCGCTCGCGCGCGAGCTGGCGCGGTTTCCGCAAGCGTGCCTGCGCGCGGACCGCGCGTCCGCCTACGAGCAAGCGGGGCTCCCGCTGGACCGCGCGCTCGCCGCCGAGCTGGCGCGCGGGCGCGCCGTGCTCGCGGAGGCGGTCGAAGGTGCGCGCCGGTTCGCCGGCGGCGCCGGCCGGCACGGCCGCTTCGACGACGAGGGCGCGGCGCACGCGGAGGCACTTCCTTCCGATCGCAACGGATCGAAGGAGTAGGGACAGCCCCCGTTACAACCCCGCGCAGCTGCCGTCGCGCATCGCGCCGCGCTCGGGCTCCGGCACGGCGGACAGCACCGACTCGGGCGGCCCCGCGCACGACGGCAGCTCGCGGAAACCGTTCAGGTCCCACACGTAGTGGCGGCCCGGCGCGAGCTGGACGTTCTCGATGACGTCCCAGCACGGGCTCGACACGAGCCACGGCTTGCCGTCGACGGAATGCACCGCGAAACTCGGCGGGAACCCGTACACGTCGCGATTGAGGCACGTCGTGCCGATGTTGTCGCCGATCGGCCCGATCCACGATGCGGCCAGCGTGACCGGACGATCGGCCGGCACCTCGACCCACGCAAACGCGCCGAAGTTTTGCGCCGGATACGGGTCGGTGTCGTCGCCGGTGAGCGCCGGCAGGCAGCCGCGCCCGTGGTTGTCGATCCCGTCCATGAACGCCGCGTAGTCTCCCGGATGCGTGCTCAGCGCGGTGATCCCGTCGACCTGGCCGTTGTTCGCGCGCGGGTCGGTGCCGGCCTCGAACACCTTGATCGTGAAGTGGCGCATGCTGGTCTGGCCGACCCACCAGTCCACGCCGTAGCGGGGATCGGCGGTGCGCAGCACGTCGTAGTCGTTTTGCGTCGTGTCGCACGGCACGGGGTTGCCGGGCCGGCGGACCGGATCGTTCTTCTCCGGCCAGTGGTGCGGCTGGCACACCCCCCAGTTCGGCGAGCTCGGCGCCGGCGTCGATCCGTCCCAGGTCGACGGCGGAAAGTCGCCGGTCGCCTGCCAGCAGTCCGCAAACCGCTGCGCCTCGACGGGGCAGTTGCCGGCGCCGAACCGCCGTTCGCAGATCCACAACCACTTGTGCTGGCGGTCGCAGGCGACGCGGTAGTTGTGCCAGAACGCCCACAGATCGCCGTGGACGTATGCGGGGCCGACGCCCGGGCAGTCGCTCGGCGTCGCGTCGGCGCCGCCGGGGCCCGCCGCGTCGGCGACCGCCCCGTCGGGGCTCGGACCGGCCCCGTCGATGGCGCCGGCGCACGCGGCGACCGTCGACGCCGCGG
This genomic window from Deltaproteobacteria bacterium contains:
- a CDS encoding crotonase/enoyl-CoA hydratase family protein codes for the protein MPAVRTERDGPVTTVILDRPAVRNAVDRDTAAALADAFRAFDADDGARVAVLWGAGGTFCSGADLKAIAVGRGNRVADDGDGPMGPTRMAMSKPVIAAVSGHAVAGGLELALWCDLRVAERSAVFGVFCRRWGVPLIDGGTVRLPRLIGLSRALDLILTGRPVSADEALAIGLVHRVVDDGQCRQAAEALARELARFPQACLRADRASAYEQAGLPLDRALAAELARGRAVLAEAVEGARRFAGGAGRHGRFDDEGAAHAEALPSDRNGSKE